Proteins encoded within one genomic window of Acidobacteriota bacterium:
- a CDS encoding dihydroorotate dehydrogenase: protein MSVPVNLEVGVGAGLRLRNPVMTASGTFGYGLEFEPFVDLRRLGGIVVKGISPRPRSGNPPPRLVETPAGMLNAIGLQNVGVERFIEEKLPLLRERDATVVVNVFGQRVEDYVKVAETLDGEPGVAALELNLSCPNVAHGGYLIGKSPSTVAEVTRAVRRASQLPLWVKLTPNVSDIVGIARAAADAGADALSLVNTYQGMVVDVETRRPALANVTGGLSGPAIRPLAVAAVFHVARSLDIPVIGMGGIVCARDIVEFLLVGATAVQVGTASFNEPGIAARLVGELAQWCVEHGVSDVRELVGAIEMPR, encoded by the coding sequence GTGAGCGTTCCCGTGAACCTCGAGGTAGGTGTGGGTGCGGGTCTGCGCCTGCGCAACCCGGTGATGACCGCATCGGGCACCTTCGGCTACGGCCTGGAATTCGAACCCTTCGTCGATCTGCGCCGGCTCGGGGGGATCGTCGTCAAGGGGATCTCACCCCGACCCCGGTCCGGCAATCCGCCACCGCGACTGGTGGAAACGCCCGCCGGCATGCTCAACGCCATCGGCCTGCAAAACGTGGGAGTCGAGCGCTTCATCGAAGAAAAACTCCCCCTGCTGCGGGAGCGCGACGCGACCGTGGTGGTCAACGTTTTCGGTCAGCGTGTCGAGGACTACGTCAAGGTGGCCGAGACCCTGGACGGCGAACCGGGCGTGGCGGCCCTGGAACTCAACCTCTCCTGCCCCAACGTGGCCCACGGCGGCTACCTGATCGGCAAGAGTCCCAGCACCGTGGCCGAGGTCACCCGGGCGGTCCGCCGGGCCAGCCAGCTTCCCCTGTGGGTCAAGCTGACTCCCAACGTGTCGGACATCGTCGGCATCGCCAGGGCCGCGGCGGATGCCGGTGCCGACGCCCTGTCGCTGGTCAACACCTACCAGGGCATGGTAGTCGACGTGGAAACCCGCCGGCCGGCCCTGGCCAACGTCACCGGCGGGCTTTCCGGACCCGCCATCCGGCCGCTGGCCGTCGCGGCGGTCTTCCATGTGGCCCGCTCCCTCGACATCCCGGTGATCGGCATGGGCGGCATCGTCTGCGCCCGCGATATCGTCGAATTTCTCCTGGTCGGCGCCACCGCGGTACAGGTCGGCACCGCCAGTTTCAACGAACCGGGAATCGCGGCCCGGCTGGTGGGCGAGTTGGCCCAGTGGTGCGTGGAGCATGGGGTCAGCGACGTCCGCGAGCTGGTGGGAGCGATCGAGATGCCCCGGTGA
- a CDS encoding pyridoxal-phosphate dependent enzyme, translating into MKAVFQLPPPPGPTRAAALPRLPATDPRTPSDPTRRSLWRWAGALEWPPDIPPLSLGEGLVPLERLEVPGLERPVSVLREDLEPTGSWKDRGSSLLVSALRARGIRRTVEDSSGNAALSLAAFCRAAGIELTACVPAAAPAVKKELVREAGARLEEVTGPRERASARARELSRSGGLYHASHAFHALHALGAATAAFNIVEGLGGLPSVVIAATGHGGLLAGLYAGLEASARGLGLPMPTVVGVQSALCAPLARAFAEGSRTAAGGDWPAGSLADGVAIRDPARGSEILELTRRHDGSLVAVDELALDRALRVLWLAGLKVEPTAALPLAWLLSRPALPEEGEIVLLLSGSGLRSGRLLFSAP; encoded by the coding sequence GTGAAGGCGGTTTTTCAACTCCCCCCCCCTCCCGGCCCCACCCGTGCCGCCGCCCTGCCTCGCCTTCCAGCCACCGATCCCCGCACCCCCTCCGACCCCACCCGCCGCTCTCTCTGGCGCTGGGCCGGCGCCCTGGAGTGGCCTCCCGATATCCCGCCGCTCAGCCTGGGCGAGGGGCTGGTGCCGCTGGAGCGACTCGAGGTGCCCGGCCTGGAGCGGCCGGTGAGCGTGCTGCGCGAGGATCTCGAGCCGACGGGCTCGTGGAAAGACCGCGGTTCGAGTTTGCTGGTCTCCGCTCTCCGGGCCCGCGGCATCCGGCGGACGGTGGAGGACTCCTCGGGCAACGCGGCTCTCTCGCTGGCCGCTTTCTGCCGGGCGGCGGGCATCGAGCTGACCGCCTGCGTCCCCGCCGCCGCGCCGGCCGTGAAGAAGGAACTGGTCCGGGAGGCCGGCGCTCGCCTCGAAGAGGTGACCGGGCCCCGGGAACGGGCCTCGGCGCGGGCACGGGAACTTTCCCGCTCCGGGGGCCTCTACCACGCTTCACACGCCTTCCACGCCCTGCATGCCCTGGGAGCCGCCACCGCGGCGTTCAACATCGTCGAAGGGCTCGGCGGCCTGCCCTCGGTGGTCATCGCCGCCACCGGGCACGGCGGCCTGCTCGCCGGGCTCTACGCGGGCCTCGAGGCGAGCGCCCGGGGTCTGGGGCTGCCGATGCCCACGGTCGTGGGTGTGCAGTCCGCGCTCTGCGCGCCCCTCGCCCGCGCCTTCGCGGAAGGGAGCCGGACGGCCGCCGGAGGCGACTGGCCGGCGGGCAGCCTGGCCGACGGCGTGGCGATTCGTGATCCGGCGCGGGGAAGCGAGATCCTGGAACTGACCCGCCGTCACGACGGGAGCCTGGTGGCCGTCGACGAGTTGGCCCTGGACAGGGCCCTCCGGGTCCTGTGGCTGGCGGGCCTGAAGGTGGAGCCCACCGCGGCGCTGCCGCTGGCCTGGCTGCTTTCCCGGCCCGCCCTGCCGGAAGAGGGGGAAATCGTCCTCCTGCTCTCCGGCAGCGGCCTCCGCTCCGGGCGGCTGCTCTTCTCCGCGCCCTGA
- a CDS encoding HDOD domain-containing protein, which produces MSKSPIDIELLIRQAQSLHPLPQSVTRLAQMMSGEGWTMTEVVEAISYDQTLTVRLLAMANSAAFAAQNEIRTVRDAVVRLGAGAVLSLAMAATVQSHLDRGVPQYGLGEGDLWDHSVAAAVSVQALATRAKADLPAESFTAAVLHDIGKLLISRHLDANLLERLARARDEEGRCGFLAEVEVLGIHHGQLGAMMARSWGLPAEIVRGIEYHHDPLAGGGGVCHVVHVANGLAHMVIDTGPCSGHEPTPEPGSLEALGLTREDMTQLVTTVGDQLDEVLQRYAVH; this is translated from the coding sequence ATGAGCAAGAGTCCCATCGACATCGAGCTACTGATCCGCCAGGCCCAGTCCCTGCATCCGCTGCCCCAGTCGGTCACCCGCCTGGCGCAGATGATGTCCGGTGAGGGGTGGACCATGACCGAGGTGGTGGAGGCCATCTCCTACGATCAGACCCTGACCGTCCGACTGCTGGCCATGGCCAACTCCGCAGCCTTCGCCGCCCAGAACGAGATTCGCACCGTTCGGGATGCCGTGGTGCGGCTCGGTGCCGGCGCCGTGCTCTCCCTGGCCATGGCGGCCACCGTGCAGTCCCACCTCGACCGGGGAGTGCCCCAGTACGGCCTGGGGGAGGGCGACCTCTGGGATCACTCCGTGGCGGCGGCCGTCAGTGTCCAGGCGCTGGCCACCCGTGCCAAGGCCGACCTTCCCGCCGAGTCCTTCACCGCCGCCGTACTCCACGACATCGGCAAGCTCCTGATCAGCCGTCACCTGGACGCGAACCTCCTCGAGCGGCTCGCCCGGGCGCGGGACGAAGAGGGCCGCTGCGGTTTCCTCGCGGAAGTCGAGGTGCTCGGCATTCATCACGGCCAGCTCGGCGCCATGATGGCACGGTCCTGGGGTTTGCCCGCGGAAATCGTTCGGGGCATCGAATACCACCACGATCCTCTGGCAGGCGGTGGTGGTGTGTGCCACGTGGTTCACGTGGCCAATGGCCTGGCGCACATGGTGATCGACACCGGGCCCTGTTCTGGGCACGAACCGACTCCCGAGCCGGGCAGTCTCGAAGCGCTGGGTCTCACCCGGGAGGACATGACCCAGCTGGTCACGACGGTCGGGGACCAACTCGACGAGGTTCTCCAGCGCTACGCCGTCCACTGA